CGACGCTATTAACACCATGATTGCAAGAAGATTATTGTTCCTTCTTGATTCACTGGACAGTGAAATGATGATGGTTACCGATCTTGGTGACTTCAAGACCGTAATGAGCGGTGGGGCAGGCATTGCAACAATTGGTTACTATGAAGCAGATCACGAAATGCCCATAAAGTCAGTTATCCAGAAAGCCATTGCTCCATCAGGATTGCTGTTTAATACCGATGTGTACAACGAAGCCAGTCGTTCCATGGTGATAATTCGGGGAGATAAGACCTCTTTGAGCATCGAGGAAATTTCAGCGGAAGTCGAAAAGCTCTCTTCTGCGGTTGGCCATGTCTTTAAGGGCATTGTTGTGCGCAAGGGAGAACATCCACGTGTACTTGCCGTACTCACCCTTGAATCCGCGGCAGAGCTTGAGAATCTTTATGCAATAGCTGTGGATGCCATCCAGGAAGAAAAAGCTAAAAAAGAGCGTGTTGCTGAAGAGAAGGAACTCGACCGTGCATTTTCACAGATCGATGGACTTGAACCTCATTATTAAAAGTTGAAAGTACATGGATACTGACCAGATAATAACAATACGCGGACTTACAAAGATCTACAGTGACGGTGTAGAAGTACGTGCACTTGATGGCCTCGACATGAATGTTGCCAGTGGGGAATTCCTCGCTATTGTAGGACCATCCGGATCCGGGAAAAGCACGTTGCTGCATATGATTGGTATTCTGGACACCCCCACCAGCGGAACCGTTGTTATAGATGGCCAGGACGTCACACAGATGACTGAAATGCAAAGGTCACAGGCGAGAAATCGTCTCCTTGGATTTATTTTTCAGTACCACCATCTGCTTCCTGATTTTACTGCTCTTGAGAATGTGATGATGCCCATTCTGATTGCAGGCAAAAGGAGAGATGAAGCTGAAAAAGAAGCTATCTCCCTCCTGGGCCAGGTAAATCTTAGCGATCGTCTCCACCATTATCCAAACCAGCTTTCTGGTGGCCAGAACCAGCGAGTTGCAGTGGCAAGGGCGCTGGCAAACAGACCCAGAATTATTATTGGGGACGAACCCACAGGAAATCTGGATAGTCATTCAAGCGATATGGTCTATGAGTTGCTCCGAAAACTTAATCGGGAAATGGGCCAAACGTTTATTCTGGTTACACATGACGAAAATATGGCAAAAAAGACAGATCGTATAATAAGGATTGTTGATGGAAAAATTGTTGATTCCTGAGGTGGATTATGGATTATCAAGGCGGAAATATTGGACGGGTTTTTGTATTGAAAATGGATCATGGCGATAACATACTTGATGAAATCGAAACTTTTGCCAATGCGGAAAGCATCACTTCTGCTTTTATATTCATGCTGGGTGCCCTTTCAGAAGGAAATGTTGTTGTTGGGCCCGAGAAAAACCAGATGCCTCCAACTCCCATGTGGTTCCGATTTAGCGACGCGCATGAAATAATCGGAGTGGGAAATATTTTCAAAGAAAATGGGAAACCAAGAATTCATCTTCATGCTGCTCTTGGAAGAGACGGAAATACCAATACCGGCTGCATACGAGAGAAGAACGAAGCGTTCATGGTTACTGAAATCCTGGTTCTTGAAGTTGATGGATTGGAAGCTGAACGTGTCCATGATGAAGAGCGCGGATTCTCACCAATTTGCTTTAGAAAATAAGAAAAGACACAAGGTTACTGCATTTCCTTTAGTCTTTTTATTGTCCTTTTTTTCTCACGGAAATCATTTGTTAGTTTATTTTCATGGCACTCTATGTATTTCCTCAGTGGGACAGAAAGACGATAAAATTTAGCCGGGCGGCCGCGCTCACGCGTACTCTTCTCATCCCAGCTGTCAATTATTCCCTACTCATTCAAAGGACGCATTGCTACACTCACTTCAGGTTGGTGGAGGCCAGCCACTTTTTCAATCTCCCGTGAAGTACGAGGTTCACCGTCAAGTAAACTAACAATAGAAAGTGATTCAATCCTCGAGATTCCTAATGTCTGAAGAAGTGAGGCAATTTCATCCGTGTTGCCGCAGGTAAAGGTGGTTGAAGCACTTGCCATAATCCAATCATTATACTTTGTGCTTTATATAATTTATTATTATATTGTTCTTTTGATAGTATTTGCTTCCGATTCCTTTGCTAAAGGGAAATATATTATACAGAGAAATCCTATTCATTCTCATATATCCCATAGGGTGAATAACATGAGCTACATCGGAGAGGAAAGCAGATTCAGGATCGAGAAAATCCACGCCAGGGAAATCCTGGATTCTCGGGGTAATCCGACTGTGGAAGTAGATGTGTACACAAACTCAGGTTTTGGGAGAGCAAGTGTGCCATCCGGTGCGTCTACCGGAAGTAACGAAGCCCTTGAATTAAGGGACAAGGAAGATGATCGTTACAACGGAAAAGGTGTTCTTGATGCTGTTGATAATGTCAATACCACCATTGCCAGCGAACTGATGGGCATGGACATCAGAAACCAGCGAGAAATTGATGGTTTGATGATAGCTCTTGATGGTACGGAAAACAAGATGACATTTGGAGCAAATGCAATTCTCGGAGTATCCATGGCCGTTGCGAGGGCAGCAGCTGATTCACTGAATGTGCCTTTATACCGATATCTTGGTGGAACAAATGCATTTACGCTCCCTGTTCCCACAATGAATGTCCTCAATGGTGGAAAGCATGCTGGCAATGAACTTGCAATTCAGGAATTTATGATCCAGCCAAAAGAAGCAGATACCTACTCCAATGCGGTTCGTATGGGAAGCGAAACATATCAGGCTCTGGGAAAAATTCTTGAAGATAAATACGGCGCTTCCGCTACAAATGTTGGGTATGAAGGCGGCTATGCACCACCTATTGATCAGACAACTGATGCACTTGATGCACTTGTTAGTGCAA
This genomic stretch from Methanohalophilus levihalophilus harbors:
- a CDS encoding ABC transporter ATP-binding protein yields the protein MDTDQIITIRGLTKIYSDGVEVRALDGLDMNVASGEFLAIVGPSGSGKSTLLHMIGILDTPTSGTVVIDGQDVTQMTEMQRSQARNRLLGFIFQYHHLLPDFTALENVMMPILIAGKRRDEAEKEAISLLGQVNLSDRLHHYPNQLSGGQNQRVAVARALANRPRIIIGDEPTGNLDSHSSDMVYELLRKLNREMGQTFILVTHDENMAKKTDRIIRIVDGKIVDS
- a CDS encoding PPC domain-containing DNA-binding protein; translation: MDYQGGNIGRVFVLKMDHGDNILDEIETFANAESITSAFIFMLGALSEGNVVVGPEKNQMPPTPMWFRFSDAHEIIGVGNIFKENGKPRIHLHAALGRDGNTNTGCIREKNEAFMVTEILVLEVDGLEAERVHDEERGFSPICFRK
- the eno gene encoding phosphopyruvate hydratase — translated: MSYIGEESRFRIEKIHAREILDSRGNPTVEVDVYTNSGFGRASVPSGASTGSNEALELRDKEDDRYNGKGVLDAVDNVNTTIASELMGMDIRNQREIDGLMIALDGTENKMTFGANAILGVSMAVARAAADSLNVPLYRYLGGTNAFTLPVPTMNVLNGGKHAGNELAIQEFMIQPKEADTYSNAVRMGSETYQALGKILEDKYGASATNVGYEGGYAPPIDQTTDALDALVSAIEEAGYTESEITIGLDAAASEFFDGENYAIDGNLLTPEELTDFYVELIETYPILSIEDPFHEESFEDFANLTNEAWDTIIVGDDLFVTNVSRLAKGIEMEAANALLLKVNQIGTLSEAFDAANLASRSGYSVVVSHRSAETEDDTIADISVALGADLIKTGAPARGERTAKYNQLLRIEEDLGDAARYVHL